The following are encoded together in the Humulus lupulus chromosome 5, drHumLupu1.1, whole genome shotgun sequence genome:
- the LOC133778878 gene encoding uncharacterized protein LOC133778878 has product MTCNPNWPEIKEELQRNDEVHNRPDLVVRIFKAKLEELKIHLFKRKIFGQVGAHVYVIEFQKSVLPHAHFLIILKSNSKLYAPECFDKVVSAKISHKTKNCHLYAMILKHMIHGPCGNLNPTNACMTKKGNCRNHYPKSFCLTTTQGENSYPKYRRRDDKQKFQVRGATLDNCWVVPYNTFLLAKFDCHMNVEICSTIKAIKYLYKYIYIYIYKGHDRIAFNVTTINEENIIKEIDNFQSARWIFAPEAMWRIYGFNLNEIWPAVYSLQLHLEGKQLISFNESRKLSHVLESDFFSWSMLTEFFRLNSFDQHARTFLYKEFPEHYVWNQLLPFSLPSSQTPSLLSLPSVNQPLGVKLNENNFVV; this is encoded by the coding sequence ATGACATGTAATCCTAATTGGCCTGAAATCAAAGAAGAGCTACAACGAAATGATGAAGTTCATAATAGGCCTGACTTAGTTGTACGCATTTTCAAAGCAAAATTAGAAGAGTTGAAAATTCatttgtttaaaagaaaaatatttggACAAGTTGGTGCACATGTATATGTCATTGAATTTCAAAAAAGTGTACTTCCGCATGCTCACTTTTTGATAATTTTGAAATCAAATTCAAAATTATATGCACCTGAATGTTTTGATAAAGTTGTTTCAGCAAAAATTTCTCATAAAACTAAGAACTGTCATTTATATGCTATGATTCTTAAACACATGATACATGGTCCATGTGGTAATTTAAACCCAACAAATGCTTGTATGACAAAAAAGGGAAATTGTAGAAACCATTATCCAAAGTCTTTTTGTCTTACAACAACTCAAGGAGAAAACTCATATCCTAAATATAGACGTCGGGATGATAAACAAAAATTTCAAGTAAGAGGAGCTACGTTAGACAATTgttgggttgttccatataacacatttttacTTGCGAAATTTGATTGTCACATGAATGTTGAAATTTGCTCCACTATAAAAGCTATCAAATatctatacaaatatatatatatatatatatataaaggccACGATCGAATTGCTTTCAATGTGACAACAATAAATGAAGAAAACATTATCAAAGAAATTGATAATTTCCAATCTGCTAGATGGATTTTTGCTCCTGAAGCTATGTGGAGAATATATGGCTTCAACTTAAATGAAATTTGGCCAGCTGTATATTCTTTGCAATTACATCTCGAGGGCAAACAATTGATTTCGTTTAATGAGTCACGAAAATTGTCTCATGTGTTAGAATCAGATTTCTTCTCATGGTCTATGTTAACTGAGTTTTTCAGATTAAATAGTTTTGATCAACATGCTCGAACATTTCTTTACAAGGAATTTCCTGAGCATTATGTTTGGAATCAACTCTTGCCTTTTTCTCTTCCCTCTTCTCAGACCCCTTCTCTTCTCTCGTTACCCTCTGTAAATCAACCTTTAGGTGTTAAATTAAATGAGAATAACTTTGTCGTCTAG